A part of Scleropages formosus chromosome 3, fSclFor1.1, whole genome shotgun sequence genomic DNA contains:
- the LOC108934970 gene encoding leucine-rich repeat, immunoglobulin-like domain and transmembrane domain-containing protein 2, whose product MAAQGAALLCLFLMLCRVSVMDGKADGCKCPPATVLTQLPSAAPPGTCCLNYSGSSFESVTWTMFVAMRDLEILDLSFCNISQVLGDTASPPHLREVYLGANRLRAVPVGFLRNASHLRLLDLGWNLLERLPEDFLQGSALLQQLLLDSNQLSTLPNSIFQMRLKRLDLSNNPWECSCVLMQGLEGQRHLFSLANSTDWQVGNPTCSSPRSLAGQVLWSVLPSKVCWSPGLTALCVLLPLLIFLALVLYCCCGRKRKRKEGKFNITKQPLQSPPASGPRGAERDRRHTPKHHQAEQPAEGGKDALLKNQLMLRPSSALLGSSRDLYEEVEVQVGSEGSLAPASLKEPPADPGLEAEGAEDGKADLDTVSVTEVMQDSTNREKAYLAQSTEYYSLVPGMDLEDSDHGEYESVPLS is encoded by the exons ATGGCAGCACAAG GAGCTGCTCTTCTGTGCCTCTTCCTGATGCTGTGCCGTGTGTCTGTGATGGATGGGAAAGCTGACGGGTGCAAGTGTCCTCCGGCTACAGTTTTGACCCAGCTGCCCTCAGCGGCCCCTCCTGGGACCTGCTGCCTCAACTACTCTGGCTCTTCCTTCGAAAGTGTGACGTGGACCATGTTTGTTGCCATGAGGGACCTGGAAATCCTGGATCTGTCATTCTGTAACATCAGCCAGGTGTTGGGCGACACGGCGTCACCGCCTCATTTGCGGGAGGTCTACCTGGGGGCCAACAGGCTGAGGGCGGTGCCGGTGGGCTTCCTGCGCAATGCTTCGCACTTGAGGTTGCTGGACCTGGGTTGGAACCTACTGGAGAGGCTGCCTGAGGACTTCCTGCAAggctctgctctcctccagcagcttcTCTTGGACTCCAACCAGCTCTCCACCCTCCCAAACTCCATCTTCCAGATGAGACTGAAGAGGCTGGATCTGTCAAACAACCCCTGGGAGTGCTCTTGTGTCCTGATGCAGGGGTTGGAGGGACAGCGCCACCTGTTTTCCTTAGCAAACAGCACTGACTGGCAGGTGGGAAACCCAACGTGTTCCTCGCCCAGGAGCCTTGCCGGTCAGGTACTGTGGTCTGTGCTGCCCAGCAAGGTTTGCTGGTCACCTGGCCTGACTGCCCTCTGCGTCCTGTTGCCTTTACTGATCTTCCTGGCTCTGGTGCTGTACTGTTGCTGTGGCAGGAAGCGGAAGAGGAAGGAGGGCAAATTCAACATTACCAAACAGCCCTTGCAATCCCCTCCAGCAAGTGGCCCCAGAGGGGCAGAACGTGACCGGCGACATACCCCCAAGCATCACCAAGCCGAGCAGCCCGCTGAGGGCGGGAAAGATGCTCTCTTGAAGAACCAGTTGATGCTACGGCCCTCCTCTGCCTTGTTGGGCAGCAGCCGGGATCTCTACGAGGAAGTGGAAGTGCAGGTGGGTTCCGAGGGCTCCCTCGCCCCAGCCTCTCTCAAGGAGCCCCCTGCAGACCCTGGGCTTGAGGCAGAGGGGGCAGAGGACGGCAAGGCCGACCTCGACACGGTGAGCGTCACTGAGGTGATGCAGGACTCGACCAATCGGGAGAAGGCCTACCTCGCACAGAGCACAGAGTATTACAGCCTGGTGCCGGGGATGGACCTGGAGGACTCGGACCACGGGGAGTACGAAAGTGTGCCGCTCTCCTGA